The Tistrella mobilis genome window below encodes:
- the prmC gene encoding peptide chain release factor N(5)-glutamine methyltransferase produces MNGAGGGDADALRRMLTVRLADIAGADAGLEARLIVERVTGLDAAGLLTRGHLPVSPGARSAAEAMLARRLAREPLSQILGTRGFWTIDVDVTADVLTPRPDTETLIEAVLDFVDDDGRGRGHPWRILDLGTGSGCLPAALLTELPEARAVAVDRSQAAARVAQGNLARIAPGRAAVIVGDWATALSAAPGHVFDLIVSNPPYIPTNEIRTLDPEVARHEPHLALDGGDDGLEAYRALVPVIARLLHPDGFACVEVGRGQARDVERLFGDLGLTTSVRNDLGRIGRCVTARHAAAVAP; encoded by the coding sequence ATGAACGGGGCAGGCGGCGGTGACGCGGATGCCCTGCGTCGGATGCTGACGGTCCGGCTGGCAGACATCGCCGGCGCGGATGCCGGCCTTGAAGCGCGGTTGATCGTGGAGCGGGTGACGGGGCTGGACGCGGCGGGCCTGCTGACCCGTGGCCATCTGCCGGTTTCGCCGGGCGCGCGCAGCGCGGCCGAAGCGATGCTTGCGCGCCGGCTCGCCCGTGAACCGCTCTCCCAGATCCTCGGCACCCGTGGCTTCTGGACCATCGACGTCGATGTCACCGCCGATGTGCTGACCCCCCGGCCCGATACCGAGACGCTGATCGAAGCCGTGCTGGATTTCGTCGATGACGATGGTCGAGGACGTGGTCATCCCTGGCGGATTCTGGATCTCGGCACCGGTTCGGGCTGTCTGCCGGCGGCTCTGCTCACCGAACTGCCCGAGGCTCGCGCGGTTGCGGTCGACCGTTCCCAGGCGGCCGCGCGGGTGGCGCAGGGCAATCTGGCGCGGATCGCGCCCGGCCGGGCGGCGGTGATCGTCGGTGACTGGGCAACCGCGCTTTCGGCTGCTCCCGGCCACGTATTCGACTTGATCGTCTCGAACCCGCCTTATATACCTACCAATGAAATCCGGACCCTGGATCCGGAGGTTGCGCGGCACGAGCCACATCTTGCCCTTGATGGCGGCGATGATGGTCTTGAGGCATATCGGGCCCTGGTGCCCGTGATTGCACGCCTGCTGCACCCCGACGGGTTCGCATGTGTGGAAGTCGGACGAGGACAGGCGCGGGATGTGGAGCGCCTCTTCGGCGACCTGGGATTGACGACATCCGTCAGGAATGATCTGGGCCGCATCGGACGCTGCGTGACTGCGCGGCACGCCGCAGCGGTGGCGCCCTGA
- the ptsP gene encoding phosphoenolpyruvate--protein phosphotransferase, protein MTAPASAIPGPRRLLRRLRDVMAAPGTAQSRLNQVVLVIAADMVAEVCSIYVRRAGDVLELFATEGLNPEAVHKTRLRVGEGLVGHIAAQATALSLSDAQSHPDFAYRPETGEEIYHSLMGVPILRSGRVVGVLVVQNRTRRNYAEEELEALQTVAMVLAELIGAGDLVNPSEFLEAEGNATLPQRAEGVRLADGVAMGIAVLHRQAIEVRQLVAEDPDVEAERLADALERLRASVDRMLARPDIAIGGEHREVLETYRMFAHDRGWISKINDAIRNGLTAEAAVKRTLDDMRVRLNASGDPYLRERVLDLEDIAGRLLNLLNGEPEPQTRQLPDDMVVVARAMGPAELLDYDRTRLRGLVLEEGSATAHVAIVARALDIPVLGRVDGALSRITPGDPVIVDADNNQLIIRPGEDVVDAVQLTLAARAERKAAFAALRHMPSITRDDVRVNLLMNAGLLADMGMLAESGAEGIGLYRTELFFMVRSQIPDVAAQADLYARVLDQSGEKPVYFRTLDVGSDKQLPYFNHRPEENPAMGWRSLRLTLDRPAMLRRQVRALLMASAGRQLNIMFPMVAEVAEFDAARRLVQMEVARARRQHQRLPSQVRVGTMLEVPALAWQLKPLLERVDFISVGSNDLLQFFFACDRGNPELADRYDLLSPAVLGFLRNLVGACARADVELSLCGEMASRPLEAMALIGLGFRRMSMPAGAIGPVKAMVRSLDRGQLASYMDTLIDLPDHSVRDRLMAFAHDHGIAI, encoded by the coding sequence ATGACCGCGCCGGCGTCGGCCATCCCGGGACCGCGCCGCCTGCTCAGGCGGCTGCGCGACGTCATGGCCGCGCCCGGGACCGCGCAGTCCCGTCTGAACCAGGTCGTGCTGGTCATTGCCGCCGACATGGTTGCCGAAGTGTGCTCGATCTACGTCCGCCGCGCGGGCGACGTGCTCGAACTCTTCGCGACCGAAGGCCTCAATCCCGAAGCCGTCCATAAGACCCGTCTGCGGGTAGGCGAGGGCCTGGTCGGTCATATCGCCGCCCAGGCGACCGCGCTTTCGCTCTCCGACGCGCAGTCCCATCCCGATTTCGCCTACCGGCCCGAGACCGGCGAAGAGATCTATCACTCCCTGATGGGGGTGCCGATCCTGCGCTCCGGGCGGGTGGTCGGTGTGCTGGTGGTCCAGAACCGCACCCGGCGCAACTATGCCGAGGAGGAGCTTGAGGCCCTCCAGACCGTCGCCATGGTCCTGGCCGAGCTCATCGGCGCCGGCGATCTGGTCAACCCATCCGAGTTTCTGGAGGCTGAAGGCAATGCCACCCTGCCGCAGCGCGCCGAAGGCGTGCGGCTGGCCGATGGTGTTGCGATGGGCATCGCGGTGCTGCATCGCCAGGCGATCGAGGTCCGCCAGCTGGTGGCCGAAGACCCCGATGTCGAGGCGGAGCGTCTTGCCGATGCGCTGGAGCGGCTCAGAGCCTCGGTCGACCGCATGCTGGCGCGGCCGGATATCGCCATCGGCGGCGAGCATCGCGAGGTGCTTGAGACCTATCGGATGTTCGCCCATGACCGGGGCTGGATTTCGAAGATCAATGATGCGATCCGCAACGGCCTGACTGCCGAGGCTGCGGTCAAGCGCACGCTCGACGACATGCGTGTCCGGCTGAACGCCTCGGGCGATCCTTATCTGCGCGAGCGGGTGCTGGACCTGGAAGACATTGCCGGCCGGCTGCTCAACCTGCTGAATGGCGAGCCGGAGCCCCAGACCCGTCAGCTGCCCGACGACATGGTGGTCGTGGCCCGCGCCATGGGGCCGGCGGAGCTGCTCGACTACGACCGGACCCGTCTGCGCGGGCTGGTGCTGGAGGAAGGCTCGGCCACCGCCCATGTCGCGATCGTGGCCCGCGCGCTCGACATCCCGGTTCTTGGCCGGGTCGACGGGGCGCTCAGCCGGATCACGCCCGGCGATCCGGTGATCGTCGATGCGGACAACAACCAGCTGATCATCCGGCCGGGTGAGGATGTGGTCGACGCGGTGCAGCTGACGCTGGCTGCCCGCGCGGAACGGAAGGCTGCCTTCGCCGCCCTGCGCCACATGCCTTCGATCACCCGCGACGATGTGCGGGTGAACCTGCTGATGAATGCGGGTCTGCTTGCCGATATGGGCATGCTGGCCGAAAGCGGGGCGGAAGGCATCGGCCTTTATCGCACCGAATTGTTCTTCATGGTGCGATCGCAGATCCCCGATGTCGCAGCACAGGCGGATCTCTACGCCCGCGTGCTCGACCAGTCCGGGGAGAAGCCGGTCTATTTCCGCACCCTCGATGTCGGCTCGGACAAGCAGCTGCCCTATTTCAACCACCGTCCGGAAGAGAACCCGGCGATGGGCTGGCGCTCGCTGCGCCTGACGCTCGATCGCCCGGCGATGCTGCGCCGCCAGGTGCGGGCGCTGCTGATGGCGAGCGCCGGCCGGCAGCTGAACATCATGTTCCCGATGGTGGCCGAGGTGGCGGAATTCGATGCGGCCCGCCGGCTGGTGCAGATGGAAGTGGCGCGGGCCCGGCGCCAGCACCAGCGCCTGCCCTCGCAGGTGCGTGTGGGGACCATGCTGGAAGTGCCGGCCCTGGCCTGGCAGCTGAAGCCGCTGCTGGAGCGGGTGGACTTCATCTCTGTGGGCTCCAACGACCTGCTCCAGTTCTTCTTCGCCTGCGACCGCGGCAATCCGGAACTGGCCGATCGCTACGACCTGCTCTCACCCGCGGTGCTGGGTTTCCTGCGCAATCTGGTCGGTGCCTGCGCCCGTGCCGATGTGGAGCTGTCGCTCTGCGGCGAAATGGCCAGCCGGCCGCTGGAGGCGATGGCGCTGATCGGCCTGGGCTTCCGCCGGATGTCGATGCCGGCCGGTGCGATCGGGCCGGTGAAGGCGATGGTCCGCAGCCTCGACCGTGGCCAGCTGGCATCCTATATGGATACGCTGATCGATCTGCCCGACCACTCCGTCCGCGACCGCTTGATGGCTTTTGCCCACGATCACGGTATCGCGATCTGA
- the hisS gene encoding histidine--tRNA ligase, with protein sequence MAKLQPVRGTHDILPDEMPRYRNVFDAVADVGTTYGYGEIATPIFEFTEVFKRTLGDTSDVVTKEMYTFADRGGEGLTLRPEGTAGVARAAISGGLLQQVPLKYFYRGPMFRYERPQKGRMRQFHQIGVELLGVPEPTGDIEVIALGADILDRLGVLGDTMLEINTIGDMESRNAYRTALVAYLEGHIDRLSDDSRERLHRNPLRVLDSKDAGDREVVANAPRFDDYLTPHAADFFATVLAGLDRLGIPYRRNVYLVRGLDYYCHTTFEFVTDRLGAQGTVLAGGRYDGLIGQMGGAETPGVGWAAGVERLSLLAEPPAATVRPVALVPLGPAAEAEAMVLARRLRKAGIVVDLGYGGNLKKRMKRADRVGAARAVIFGDDELARGAAKLKSLDDGAQTEVALADLVDRLAARG encoded by the coding sequence TTGGCCAAGCTGCAGCCGGTGCGCGGCACCCACGACATCCTGCCCGACGAGATGCCGCGCTATCGCAACGTCTTCGATGCGGTGGCCGATGTCGGCACCACCTACGGCTATGGCGAGATCGCGACCCCGATCTTCGAGTTCACCGAGGTGTTCAAACGTACCCTGGGCGACACATCGGACGTCGTGACCAAGGAGATGTACACCTTCGCCGATCGCGGCGGCGAGGGGCTGACGCTTCGTCCCGAAGGCACGGCCGGTGTCGCCCGGGCGGCAATTTCGGGCGGATTGCTGCAGCAGGTGCCGCTCAAATATTTCTACCGCGGCCCGATGTTCCGCTACGAGCGCCCGCAGAAGGGCCGGATGCGCCAGTTCCACCAGATCGGCGTCGAACTGTTGGGCGTGCCGGAGCCGACCGGCGACATTGAGGTCATCGCACTTGGTGCCGACATCCTCGATCGGCTGGGCGTGCTGGGCGACACCATGCTCGAGATCAACACGATCGGCGATATGGAGAGCCGCAACGCCTATCGGACCGCCCTGGTCGCCTATCTGGAAGGCCATATCGACCGCCTGTCCGACGACAGCCGCGAGCGGCTGCACCGCAATCCGCTGCGGGTGCTGGACAGCAAGGATGCCGGCGATCGCGAGGTGGTGGCGAACGCCCCCCGTTTCGACGACTATCTGACGCCCCATGCGGCCGATTTCTTCGCAACCGTGCTGGCCGGGCTCGACCGGCTGGGCATCCCCTACCGCCGCAATGTCTATCTGGTGCGCGGGCTCGACTATTACTGCCACACAACCTTTGAATTCGTGACCGACCGGCTGGGTGCCCAGGGCACGGTCCTGGCCGGCGGCCGCTATGACGGCCTGATCGGCCAGATGGGCGGCGCCGAGACCCCCGGTGTCGGCTGGGCGGCCGGCGTCGAGCGGCTGTCGCTGCTGGCAGAGCCGCCGGCCGCCACCGTCCGGCCGGTGGCGCTGGTGCCGCTGGGGCCCGCTGCCGAAGCGGAGGCCATGGTTCTGGCCCGCCGCCTGCGCAAGGCGGGTATCGTGGTCGACCTCGGCTATGGCGGCAATCTGAAGAAGCGCATGAAGCGCGCAGACCGGGTCGGTGCCGCGCGGGCCGTGATCTTCGGCGATGACGAACTCGCCCGGGGGGCCGCAAAGCTCAAGAGCCTGGACGACGGTGCGCAGACCGAGGTGGCGCTGGCCGATCTCGTCGATCGTCTCGCTGCCCGGGGCTGA
- a CDS encoding aspartate kinase — protein sequence MARIVMKFGGTSVGDIERIKNVARRVKSEVDAGNEVAVVVSAMAGTTNQLVAWCREADLVHDAREYDTVVASGEQVTVGLLSIALQAIGVHARSWLGWQIPIRTDDAHGRARIEAIEGGELIARMGRGEVPVVAGFQGVSPTGRITTLGRGGSDTSAVALAAALKADRCDIYTDVDGVYTTDPRIVAKARKLDKITFEEMLEMASLGAKVLQTRSVEMAMKHGVRVQVRSTFSDAPGTLVVDEDEIMEQKLVSGIAYSRDEAKITLVRVPDHPGIAAHVFGPLAKAGVNVDMIVQNVSEDGRATDLTFTVGKADMERALKVLDDARAEIGCERIDSDPNVAKVSAIGVGMRSHAGIASQMFDALARKGINIMVISTSEIKISVLVAEEYTELAVRALHAEYGLDAA from the coding sequence ATGGCGCGCATCGTGATGAAGTTCGGCGGCACTTCGGTCGGCGACATCGAGCGGATCAAGAATGTCGCCAGGCGCGTCAAATCCGAGGTCGATGCCGGCAACGAGGTGGCCGTCGTGGTCTCGGCAATGGCCGGGACGACCAATCAGCTGGTCGCCTGGTGCCGTGAGGCCGATCTGGTTCACGATGCCCGCGAATACGACACCGTGGTCGCCTCGGGCGAGCAGGTGACCGTCGGCCTGCTGTCGATCGCATTGCAGGCGATTGGCGTCCATGCCCGGTCGTGGCTGGGCTGGCAGATCCCGATCCGCACCGATGATGCCCATGGCCGCGCCCGGATCGAGGCGATCGAGGGTGGCGAGCTGATCGCCCGCATGGGCCGCGGCGAGGTGCCGGTGGTCGCCGGTTTCCAGGGCGTGTCGCCCACCGGCCGCATCACCACGCTCGGCCGTGGCGGCTCCGACACGTCGGCCGTGGCGCTGGCTGCGGCCCTCAAGGCAGACCGCTGCGACATCTACACCGATGTCGACGGCGTCTACACAACTGATCCGCGCATCGTTGCGAAGGCGCGGAAGCTTGATAAGATCACGTTCGAGGAAATGCTGGAGATGGCCTCTCTCGGAGCGAAGGTCCTGCAGACCCGCTCGGTCGAGATGGCCATGAAGCATGGTGTACGCGTACAGGTTCGCTCCACCTTCTCGGACGCGCCCGGCACCCTGGTCGTTGACGAGGACGAGATCATGGAACAGAAGCTGGTGAGCGGCATCGCGTACAGCCGCGATGAGGCCAAGATCACCCTGGTGCGTGTGCCCGACCATCCGGGCATTGCAGCGCATGTTTTTGGCCCGCTTGCCAAAGCCGGCGTCAATGTCGACATGATCGTCCAGAACGTGTCGGAAGACGGCCGTGCGACCGACCTGACCTTCACGGTCGGCAAGGCCGATATGGAGCGGGCGCTGAAGGTGCTGGACGACGCCCGTGCCGAGATCGGCTGCGAGCGCATCGACAGCGACCCCAACGTCGCCAAGGTCTCGGCCATCGGCGTGGGCATGCGCAGCCATGCCGGCATCGCCTCGCAGATGTTCGACGCGCTGGCGCGCAAGGGCATCAACATCATGGTGATCTCGACCTCCGAGATCAAAATCAGCGTGCTGGTGGCCGAGGAGTATACCGAGCTGGCGGTGCGCGCCCTGCATGCGGAGTATGGTCTGGATGCCGCCTGA
- the ubiG gene encoding bifunctional 2-polyprenyl-6-hydroxyphenol methylase/3-demethylubiquinol 3-O-methyltransferase UbiG, producing the protein MTSAPAAGTVDAREIDTFTRMAEEWWDPAGPFAPLHALNPARIGYIRDTVCKALNRPADGMRPLDGLAIIDIGCGGGLVSEPLARLGATMTGLDAGARNIAVAAAHAADAGLAINYRAAAVEDLVAAGETEAFDVVLTLEIVEHVADPDLFLNSAARLLKPGGVLIASTLNRTPKSFLGAIVAAEYALRWVPRGTHDWRKFLRPSELARGLRNAGLRPFEAVGLNRDPVAGWRTGGSLGINYFIAARKPG; encoded by the coding sequence ATGACCTCTGCCCCCGCCGCCGGAACCGTCGACGCCCGCGAGATCGACACCTTCACCCGGATGGCCGAGGAATGGTGGGATCCGGCGGGTCCCTTCGCGCCGCTCCATGCGCTCAACCCCGCCCGGATCGGCTATATCCGGGACACGGTCTGCAAGGCGCTGAACCGGCCGGCCGACGGCATGCGCCCGCTCGACGGCCTCGCGATCATCGATATCGGCTGCGGCGGCGGTCTGGTTTCGGAACCCCTGGCACGGCTTGGAGCGACGATGACCGGCCTCGATGCCGGGGCGCGCAACATCGCCGTCGCCGCCGCACATGCAGCCGATGCGGGCCTCGCTATCAACTATCGTGCCGCGGCCGTCGAAGACCTGGTCGCCGCAGGCGAGACCGAAGCCTTCGACGTCGTGCTCACCCTCGAAATCGTGGAGCATGTCGCCGATCCGGACCTCTTCCTCAACAGCGCCGCCCGCCTGCTCAAGCCCGGCGGCGTGCTGATCGCCTCGACGCTCAACCGCACGCCCAAAAGCTTCCTGGGGGCGATCGTGGCGGCGGAGTATGCGTTGCGCTGGGTGCCGCGCGGCACCCATGACTGGCGCAAATTCCTGCGCCCCTCGGAGCTCGCCCGTGGCCTGCGCAATGCCGGTCTCAGGCCGTTCGAGGCGGTGGGGCTGAATCGGGATCCAGTGGCAGGCTGGCGGACCGGCGGATCGCTCGGCATCAACTACTTCATCGCCGCTCGCAAGCCGGGCTGA
- a CDS encoding helix-turn-helix domain-containing protein: protein MARQTSNSSRLHLYDVNAGEAGGSGGGPTGGSGDYAGVGALLKRERLRQGHDIAQVADQLRIRRLYLEALEEGRYAELPAPAYVMGFLRSYGAFLGLDVPELLRRYKAEGQHVPQANTLDFPTPAEEGQMPRFTVIVVAVVLAVIAYGGWRYFGETPNQIADTVAEVPAYLLQSGGEGRDAAQVGAGTTAGQTATTADDRAAAEVTDRQTEETEATEAAPSASAPVTSSPAAQAPSAARTSTTQAPTTQAPTTQAPTTQAPTPQAPAGRAPAAQTPAPATAAPTAPTATASSPSAAQPPSTPSPATQPPAAQATPAPAAPATGPAAPTSGSGIRIVATADSWLQIRAPGGATVFSRILRAGETYDLPADAMGASMITGNAGGIEIQVDGRALPPLGAAGVVKRNIVLDRQALQASAG from the coding sequence ATGGCGCGCCAAACGTCCAACAGCAGCCGCCTGCACCTCTACGACGTGAACGCCGGAGAGGCCGGCGGGTCCGGTGGTGGCCCCACCGGCGGATCCGGCGATTACGCCGGCGTTGGCGCGCTGTTGAAACGCGAGCGCCTGCGTCAGGGACACGACATCGCTCAGGTTGCAGACCAGCTGCGCATCCGCCGTCTCTATCTGGAGGCACTGGAAGAGGGGCGCTATGCCGAGCTGCCGGCGCCCGCCTATGTGATGGGCTTCCTGCGCTCTTATGGTGCCTTTCTCGGCCTGGATGTGCCGGAGCTGCTGCGGCGCTACAAGGCCGAAGGGCAGCATGTGCCCCAGGCCAATACGCTCGATTTTCCGACGCCGGCCGAAGAAGGCCAGATGCCGCGCTTCACGGTGATCGTGGTCGCGGTCGTGCTGGCCGTGATCGCCTATGGCGGCTGGCGCTATTTCGGCGAGACCCCGAACCAGATCGCCGACACCGTCGCCGAGGTTCCGGCCTATCTGCTCCAGTCGGGTGGTGAAGGGCGTGACGCTGCCCAGGTCGGTGCCGGCACGACGGCAGGTCAGACGGCGACCACCGCCGACGACCGCGCCGCCGCCGAGGTGACCGATCGTCAGACCGAAGAGACGGAAGCCACCGAGGCGGCACCCTCGGCATCGGCACCGGTGACATCTTCTCCGGCGGCCCAGGCGCCGTCCGCCGCCCGGACATCGACCACTCAGGCACCGACCACTCAGGCACCGACCACTCAGGCACCGACCACTCAGGCACCGACCCCGCAGGCACCCGCTGGCCGGGCGCCTGCGGCCCAGACCCCGGCGCCTGCCACGGCTGCGCCGACCGCGCCGACTGCCACGGCCTCGTCGCCTTCCGCCGCCCAGCCGCCTTCCACCCCGTCGCCTGCGACGCAGCCCCCTGCGGCCCAGGCCACCCCTGCGCCCGCAGCGCCGGCCACGGGGCCTGCCGCGCCGACGTCAGGCAGCGGCATCCGGATCGTTGCCACCGCCGACAGCTGGCTGCAGATTCGCGCACCCGGTGGTGCCACCGTGTTCAGCCGCATCCTGCGGGCCGGTGAGACCTATGACCTGCCGGCCGATGCAATGGGCGCCAGCATGATCACCGGCAATGCCGGCGGCATCGAGATTCAGGTCGACGGCCGTGCCCTGCCGCCGCTTGGTGCGGCCGGCGTGGTGAAGCGCAACATCGTCCTGGACCGGCAGGCGCTGCAGGCATCGGCGGGCTGA
- the ispG gene encoding flavodoxin-dependent (E)-4-hydroxy-3-methylbut-2-enyl-diphosphate synthase — MTVRAYRHIERRQSRKIRVGPVEVGGDAPISVQTMTNTQTPDVDGTLDQIRRAAEAGADIVRVSCPDEDSTAALKQIVAGSPVPIVADIHFHYRRAIEAAEAGAACLRINPGNIGSASRVREVVKAAKDHGCSIRIGVNAGSLERELLERYGEPCPEAMVESALNHIRILEENDFFETKISVKASDVFLAVAAYQGLAEACDYPLHLGITEAGGLRSGTVKSSIGLGMLLWSGIGDTIRVSLSADPVEEVKVGYDILKSLGLRRRGVTIVSCPSCARQRFQVIDTVAKLEERLGHITVPISLSVIGCVVNGPGEARETEIGVTGGGGHHLVYINGAPDHKVNDDRLIDHIVELVEARAEAIAAGDTAMTTLKRKVAAEG, encoded by the coding sequence ATGACCGTCAGAGCCTATCGCCATATCGAGCGGCGCCAGAGCCGCAAGATCCGGGTCGGTCCGGTCGAGGTCGGCGGCGATGCACCGATTTCGGTGCAGACCATGACCAACACCCAGACCCCGGATGTGGACGGCACGCTCGATCAGATCCGTCGGGCGGCAGAGGCCGGCGCCGATATCGTGCGGGTGTCCTGCCCTGACGAGGACTCGACCGCGGCGCTGAAGCAGATCGTGGCCGGCAGCCCGGTTCCGATCGTCGCCGATATCCATTTTCACTACCGCCGCGCCATCGAGGCGGCCGAGGCGGGGGCGGCCTGTCTGCGCATCAATCCCGGCAATATCGGCTCGGCCAGCCGCGTGCGCGAGGTGGTGAAGGCGGCGAAGGATCACGGCTGCTCGATCCGCATCGGCGTCAATGCCGGCAGCCTGGAGCGGGAGCTGCTGGAGCGCTATGGCGAGCCCTGCCCCGAGGCAATGGTCGAGAGCGCGCTCAACCACATCCGCATCCTCGAAGAGAACGATTTCTTCGAGACCAAGATCAGCGTGAAGGCCTCCGACGTCTTTCTGGCGGTTGCGGCCTATCAGGGGTTGGCGGAGGCCTGCGACTACCCGCTGCACCTGGGCATTACCGAGGCGGGAGGGTTGCGGTCCGGGACGGTCAAATCCTCGATCGGCCTCGGCATGCTGCTCTGGTCGGGTATCGGCGACACCATCCGGGTTTCGCTGTCGGCCGATCCGGTCGAAGAGGTGAAAGTCGGCTACGACATCCTGAAGAGCCTGGGGCTGCGCCGGCGGGGGGTGACGATCGTCTCCTGTCCCTCCTGCGCCCGGCAGCGTTTCCAGGTCATCGATACCGTCGCGAAGCTGGAAGAGCGGCTTGGCCATATCACCGTGCCGATCTCGCTGTCGGTGATCGGCTGTGTGGTCAACGGACCGGGAGAGGCGCGCGAGACCGAGATCGGTGTCACCGGCGGTGGCGGCCATCATCTGGTCTACATCAACGGCGCGCCCGACCATAAGGTCAATGACGACCGGCTGATCGATCATATCGTCGAACTGGTCGAGGCCCGCGCCGAGGCGATTGCCGCCGGCGATACCGCCATGACCACGCTGAAGCGCAAGGTCGCAGCCGAAGGCTGA
- the prfA gene encoding peptide chain release factor 1: MSLQAKLDQVLRRHEELAARLADPAVAGSGDYVRLSREFAGLDELAQAVRRQREAERELAETRAMAGDPAADAEMRALAEEECRSLEAECQALDRSVRVMLLPRDEADDRSAILEIRAGTGGEEAALFAADLFRMYQRYAQEAGWRVSLLQATASDLGGFREVVAEIEGAGVYGRLKFESGVHRVQRVPETEAQGRIHTSAATVAVLPEAEEVDIAIDAADLKIDVFRSSGAGGQHVNTTDSAVRITHLPTGIVVVQQDERSQHKNRAKALKILRARLFEQARDAAAEARAAERRGLVGSGDRSERIRTYNFPQNRVTDHRIGLTLYKLDKVVAGEALGELIEALVTEDQAARLAALDETGA; the protein is encoded by the coding sequence ATGTCGCTTCAGGCCAAGCTCGATCAGGTTCTGCGCCGCCATGAGGAACTGGCGGCGCGGCTCGCCGACCCGGCCGTTGCCGGGTCGGGCGACTATGTGCGCCTGTCGCGTGAATTCGCCGGACTGGATGAGCTGGCCCAGGCGGTGCGCCGGCAGCGTGAGGCCGAGCGCGAACTGGCCGAAACCCGTGCGATGGCCGGCGACCCGGCTGCCGATGCCGAGATGCGGGCGCTTGCCGAAGAGGAGTGCCGCAGCCTGGAAGCCGAATGCCAGGCGCTCGACCGCTCCGTCCGGGTGATGCTGCTGCCGCGCGACGAGGCCGATGACCGCAGCGCCATCCTTGAAATCCGGGCCGGTACCGGCGGTGAGGAGGCGGCCCTGTTCGCGGCTGACCTCTTCCGCATGTACCAGCGCTACGCCCAGGAGGCCGGCTGGCGGGTCTCGCTGCTGCAGGCGACCGCGAGCGATCTGGGCGGCTTCCGGGAAGTCGTCGCGGAGATTGAGGGCGCAGGCGTCTATGGCCGGCTGAAATTCGAGAGCGGTGTCCATCGTGTGCAGCGCGTGCCCGAGACCGAAGCCCAGGGCCGCATCCACACATCGGCGGCAACGGTCGCCGTCCTTCCCGAGGCGGAAGAGGTCGACATCGCCATCGACGCGGCGGATCTGAAGATCGACGTTTTCCGGTCCAGCGGTGCCGGCGGCCAGCACGTCAACACCACCGACAGCGCGGTCCGCATCACCCATTTGCCGACCGGCATCGTCGTGGTGCAGCAGGATGAGCGGTCCCAGCACAAGAACCGGGCCAAGGCGCTCAAGATCCTGCGGGCGCGCCTGTTCGAGCAGGCCCGAGATGCGGCGGCCGAGGCACGTGCGGCAGAGCGGCGCGGCCTGGTCGGATCGGGCGATCGATCCGAGCGGATCCGAACCTACAACTTCCCGCAGAACCGGGTGACGGATCACCGCATCGGTCTCACCCTCTACAAGCTCGACAAGGTGGTGGCGGGTGAGGCGCTGGGCGAGCTGATCGAGGCACTGGTGACCGAGGATCAGGCCGCCCGGCTGGCGGCCCTGGACGAGACCGGCGCATGA